From a region of the Lentilactobacillus curieae genome:
- the cls gene encoding cardiolipin synthase, producing MDIDWSLIFQIIVVVNAALAILTVFREKRDIAAIWAWLLVLVFIPVVGFIAYAFIGRKLPKNRLFKLHSHVQMQLDERLEEQRRQLGSEQKTASDVISKRAISAVNMFSKTSSSFLARQNKVKIFTDGRSLFHRVIEDIEGARKSIHIEFYTFYNDKLGNEILDLLVKKAQEGVEVRVIYDSWGSMGTTRKFFKPLNDAGGHAYPFLNTRSVILDFRLNFRDHRKIIVVDGMIGYTGGFNIGDQYLGRKKKFGNWRDTHMRIIGSGVFGLQARFILDWNATSPTSLINEDKVDPKYFPVTTTKGSVNMQIVSSGPDSDLQQIKMGYIKLITLARDYCYIQSPYLIPDDSVLDALRIAASSGVDVRIMVPSMPDHPFVYRATQYYARQLAEEGIKVYYYDNGFMHAKTMVIDDSMASVGSANMDYRSFKLNFEINSFIYDEKVATELKNIFVNDMDRSTLQTPEMFKKQSSWLKFKQTFSRLLSPIL from the coding sequence ATGGATATTGATTGGTCATTAATTTTTCAGATTATTGTGGTGGTCAACGCCGCATTAGCTATTTTAACAGTATTCCGCGAAAAGCGGGATATTGCAGCGATTTGGGCTTGGCTATTAGTGCTGGTGTTTATACCAGTTGTTGGATTTATTGCGTACGCCTTTATCGGCCGAAAACTACCTAAGAACCGGTTATTCAAATTGCATTCACACGTTCAGATGCAACTGGATGAACGACTTGAAGAACAACGCAGGCAACTTGGTAGTGAGCAAAAAACGGCGTCTGATGTTATTTCTAAACGTGCCATAAGTGCCGTTAACATGTTTAGCAAAACCAGTTCGTCATTCCTGGCTCGACAAAATAAGGTCAAAATTTTTACTGATGGCAGATCTCTGTTTCACCGAGTGATTGAAGATATCGAAGGTGCTAGAAAAAGTATTCATATTGAATTTTATACCTTCTATAATGACAAACTTGGTAACGAAATTCTAGACCTGTTGGTTAAAAAAGCTCAGGAAGGTGTCGAAGTTCGTGTCATTTACGATTCTTGGGGTTCAATGGGAACAACTAGGAAATTTTTCAAACCACTAAATGATGCTGGTGGTCACGCTTACCCATTCTTAAACACTAGGTCTGTTATTTTGGACTTCCGTCTTAACTTTCGTGACCATAGAAAGATTATCGTGGTCGATGGGATGATTGGCTATACCGGTGGGTTTAACATCGGTGATCAGTACCTTGGGAGAAAAAAGAAATTTGGCAATTGGCGTGATACTCATATGAGAATCATTGGCTCCGGAGTTTTCGGACTGCAAGCCAGATTTATTTTGGATTGGAATGCCACTAGTCCTACATCACTCATTAATGAGGACAAAGTTGATCCAAAGTACTTCCCAGTTACAACGACTAAGGGCTCAGTTAACATGCAGATTGTTTCTAGTGGACCAGATTCTGACCTGCAACAAATTAAAATGGGATATATCAAGCTAATTACCCTTGCAAGGGATTACTGTTACATTCAATCGCCATATTTGATACCTGATGATAGTGTCCTGGATGCGTTGAGGATTGCTGCTTCATCAGGAGTTGACGTCCGTATCATGGTTCCATCAATGCCTGACCACCCATTTGTGTACCGAGCAACGCAATATTATGCCCGTCAGTTAGCTGAGGAGGGCATTAAAGTCTATTACTATGACAACGGCTTTATGCACGCTAAGACAATGGTTATCGACGATAGCATGGCTTCTGTTGGGTCGGCAAACATGGATTATCGGAGTTTCAAACTTAACTTTGAAATCAATTCGTTCATTTATGACGAGAAGGTCGCAACTGAATTAAAAAACATTTTTGTAAATGATATGGATAGAAGTACTTTACAGACTCCAGAAATGTTTAAAAAGCAGTCATCATGGCTTAAATTCAAGCAGACATTTTCCAGATTATTATCACCAATTTTATAG
- a CDS encoding C69 family dipeptidase — protein MSFTKHSSCTTVLVGKAASFDGSTIIARNEDAGGSVNPKRFEVVQPDDQPRDYVAKESGFKITLPDNPLRYTSTPDAADDGVWGEAGVNSKNIAMSATETITTNPRVLGADPLVADGVGEEDLLTVTLPYISSAREGVLRVGEILENHGTYESNGIIFSDKDEVWYMETAGGHHWVAQRVPDDAFVIAPNQTGIQEVDFADKDNFMYSADLKKFAENHNLNLGTGFNFREIFGSHSQLDHHYNTPRAWFAQRYLNPELVEGKGPMSDDLDFICHAPRKITIEDIKYILGSHYQDTQYDPFGKDAMEPTKFRPIGINRNQELSIIQIRPNVPDSIAAIQWLALATNPFNTLVPFFTNVNNTPAYFRDTTTTASTSSAYWTNRIISVIAADHYQSLIADIEDYQEKTLGYGHHRVETISSSSMTDSSMVTQELTNENQATADHIENATNELLTKLVTKAAGEVKGAFSHDLY, from the coding sequence ATGTCTTTTACAAAACACAGTTCATGTACCACTGTACTGGTTGGTAAAGCAGCCAGTTTTGACGGTTCAACCATTATTGCCCGTAACGAGGATGCTGGTGGCTCGGTTAATCCCAAGCGCTTCGAAGTTGTCCAACCGGATGATCAACCTCGTGACTATGTAGCCAAGGAAAGTGGCTTTAAAATCACCCTTCCTGACAACCCATTACGCTACACTTCAACTCCAGATGCTGCAGATGACGGCGTTTGGGGCGAAGCTGGCGTAAACAGCAAAAACATTGCGATGAGCGCAACGGAAACCATTACCACAAACCCCCGAGTTCTCGGTGCTGATCCCTTAGTTGCTGACGGCGTTGGTGAAGAGGATTTGCTAACCGTAACACTGCCTTACATAAGCTCCGCAAGAGAGGGTGTTCTCCGGGTTGGTGAAATCCTGGAAAATCATGGTACTTATGAATCAAACGGGATTATCTTTTCAGATAAAGATGAAGTCTGGTATATGGAAACTGCCGGCGGTCATCACTGGGTTGCCCAACGAGTGCCCGACGATGCATTTGTAATCGCCCCAAACCAGACCGGAATTCAAGAAGTAGATTTTGCTGATAAAGATAACTTTATGTACTCAGCTGACCTAAAGAAGTTTGCGGAGAATCATAATTTAAACCTAGGAACCGGATTTAATTTTCGCGAAATCTTCGGGTCTCATTCACAACTAGATCATCACTACAACACTCCAAGAGCATGGTTTGCTCAACGTTATTTAAACCCTGAGCTAGTTGAAGGTAAAGGACCAATGAGTGATGACTTAGATTTTATCTGCCACGCCCCCAGAAAAATCACAATTGAAGACATTAAATACATTTTGGGGTCACACTATCAAGACACCCAATATGACCCATTTGGTAAGGACGCAATGGAGCCAACCAAGTTCAGGCCAATCGGAATTAACAGAAACCAAGAACTTTCTATTATCCAAATCAGACCCAATGTCCCAGATAGTATCGCAGCCATTCAATGGTTAGCCCTTGCCACTAACCCATTCAACACGTTGGTTCCATTTTTCACGAACGTCAACAACACACCTGCCTATTTCAGGGACACGACAACCACTGCATCAACTAGTAGTGCTTACTGGACTAATCGAATTATCTCGGTGATCGCTGCTGATCATTATCAGTCACTAATCGCTGACATTGAAGATTACCAAGAAAAAACGCTAGGATATGGACATCATCGAGTAGAAACAATTTCTAGTAGCTCCATGACTGACTCAAGCATGGTTACACAAGAACTTACAAATGAAAACCAAGCAACAGCTGATCACATTGAAAATGCTACTAATGAGTTGCTCACCAAGCTAGTTACCAAGGCGGCTGGTGAGGTTAAGGGTGCTTTTAGTCATGACTTGTATTAG